The Scylla paramamosain isolate STU-SP2022 chromosome 39, ASM3559412v1, whole genome shotgun sequence genome includes a window with the following:
- the LOC135092256 gene encoding innexin inx2-like isoform X4, whose product MAVIGHGGTDIIRQLVGNVVNIFKKKRAPCTSPCDGLVLKMHYQWTFWLLLAGFSAVWYSWYHRDVITCVSHFNAETQVRLDYINICLSYPYVEESSTDRRFLLFYRWIHWTLLVLAGIYYIPRKISKNSENPKVKKLIEDLAVNSHRYDQIEKELVDRAARFIANNLKTHNGLYYKFVICNVVALIVDIISFQFLDFVFQGRFLHYGWMAYPYTRDPVNFSDYMSRTFPPFAKCELGVVNKLVGQRTEKFGCHLTVMELYEKVFLGVWVWLILLTTITCAYLIFLGFMWLPYFRLMMLKVAKPLNAKDTVSNTIVSVVNCCKIGDVYLLYRLKQHLSHARFYELLTRLSDPELIKTMLEDPADRAVHARNQDNLRNRKPNINMGPKGKFSNPDIFIPQDYGRPNTSILVE is encoded by the coding sequence ATGGCTGTCATAGGCCATGGCGGCACCGACATTATCCGCCAATTGGTGGGTAATGTCGTGAATATCTTCAAGAAGAAACGTGCGCCTTGCACCTCCCCCTGCGATGGACTTGTCCTCAAGATGCATTATCAGTGGACCTTCTGGCTATTGCTTGCTGGGTTCTCTGCTGTCTGGTATTCCTGGTACCACCGCGACGTGATCACTTGTGTGTCACACTTCAACGCTGAGACCCAGGTTCGCCTGGACTACATCAACATCTGCCTCTCCTACCCCTACGTGGAGGAAAGCAGCACAGACCGCagattccttcttttctacagATGGATCCACTGGACTCTCCTGGTGCTAGCTGGCATTTACTACATCCCCCGAAAAATCTCCAAAAACTCAGAAAACCCAAAGGTGAAGAAACTCATTGAGGACCTTGCTGTGAATTCTCACCGGTATGACCAGATAGAGAAGGAGCTGGTGGACCGGGCCGCTCGCTTTATTGCCAACAACCTCAAGACCCACAATGGCCTTTACTACAAGTTTGTCATTTGTAATGTAGTAGCTCttattgttgatattattagtTTCCAGTTCCTGGACTTTGTGTTCCAGGGACGTTTCCTCCACTATGGGTGGATGGCCTACCCTTACACCCGAGATCCAGTCAATTTCTCTGATTACATGTCCAGAACATTCCCACCCTTTGCCAAGTGTGAGCTGGGCGTTGTGAACAAATTGGTTGGCCAGAGAACTGAGAAATTTGGTTGTCATTTAACGGTGATGGAGCTGTACGAGAAAGTGTTcctgggtgtgtgggtgtggctcATACTGCTGACCACCATCACTTGTGCTTACTTGATCTTCCTTGGCTTCATGTGGCTGCCATACTTCCGACTCATGATGCTGAAGGTTGCCAAGCCCCTCAATGCCAAAGACACAGTGAGTAACACCATAGTCTCCGTGGTCAACTGCTGCAAGATTGGAGACGTCTATCTTCTCTATCGCCTCAAGCAGCACCTGAGCCACGCGCGCTTCTACGAACTCTTGACACGTCTCTCTGACCCGGAGCTCATCAAGACCATGCTGGAGGACCCGGCAGACAGGGCCGTCCATGCTAGAAACCAGGACAACTTGCGCAACAGGAAGCCAAACATAAACATGGGGCCAAAGGGGAAGTTCAGCAACCCCGACATCTTCATCCCGCAGGACTACGGTCGACCCAACACAAGCATCCTGGTGGAGTAA
- the LOC135092256 gene encoding innexin inx2-like isoform X3, producing the protein MVMPGQSGRSFDIIRQIVGNVVNIFNKRASPCTAPCDGMVLKMHYQWTFWVLLGGFSAIWYSWYHRDVITCASHFNAETQVRLDYINICLSYPFVEGAGEDLGDGEGGPRRYLLFYRWIHWALLLLAGFYYIPRKISKTSENSKVKKLIEDLAVNAHRYDGLERELVDRTAKYIAYNLKTHNGLYYKYVTCNLVALLVDIFSFQFLDFLFQGRFLRYGFQAYPFNRDPQQFTDYMSDMFPPFANCELHNEVQLTNKRIERLGCHLTVMELYEKVFLVLWLWLIIMTTMTVGYLFFLALMWVPWARLIMLRIAKPLNAKDTIRNTICNIVSTCKIGDVYLLYRLKQHFSHARYYELLTRLSDQDFLRTMMDSVAIDHHGHKGGQDLRQRKNNPKPQGKFQDVLFNTPGEGGYLPNSSILVE; encoded by the coding sequence ATGGTAATGCCAGGCCAGAGTGGGAGGTCCTTTGACATTATCCGGCAGATTGTCGGAAATGTTGTCAATATCTTCAATAAGCGGGCGTCGCCCTGCACCGCACCATGTGATGGCATGGTGCTTAAGATGCACTACCAGTGGACCTTTTGGGTCTTGCTTGGCGGCTTCTCTGCCATCTGGTATTCCTGGTACCACCGGGACGTGATTACCTGTGCATCTCACTTTAACGCTGAGACGCAGGTCAGGCTAGACTACATCAACATCTGTCTGTCTTACCCATTTGTGGAGGGTGCGGGAGAGGACctgggggatggggagggcgGCCCGCGGCGCTACCTCCTGTTCTACCGCTGGATCCACTGggccctgctgctgctggcgggcTTCTATTACATCCCACGCAAGATCTCTAAGACCTCCGAGAATTCCAAGGTGAAGAAGCTCATAGAAGACCTGGCAGTGAATGCTCACCGCTACGACGGGCTGGAGCGAGAGCTGGTGGATCGCACCGCCAAGTACATTGCCTACAACCTCAAGACCCACAATGGCCTTTACTACAAATATGTCACCTGCAACCTGGTGGCCCTACTAGTGGACATCTTCAGCTTCCAGTTCTTGGACTTTTTGTTCCAAGGGAGGTTTTTGCGGTACGGTTTCCAGGCGTACCCCTTCAACCGCGACCCCCAGCAGTTCACTGACTACATGTCGGACATGTTCCCTCCATTTGCCAACTGTGAGCTCCACAACGAGGTGCAGCTGACCAACAAACGGATCGAGCGTCTCGGCTGCCACCTCACTGTGATGGAGCTGTACGAGAAGGTGTTCCTGGTGTTGTGGCTATGGCTCATCATCATGACCACCATGACTGTTGGCTACCTGTTCTTCCTGGCTCTGATGTGGGTGCCATGGGCACGGCTCATAATGCTGAGGATTGCCAAGCCTCTCAATGCCAAGGACACAATCCGCAACACCATCTGCAACATCGTCAGCACCTGCAAGATTGGAGACGTGTATCTCTTGTACCGCCTGAAGCAGCACTTCAGCCACGCTCGCTACTACGAGCTGCTGACGCGCCTCTCAGACCAAGACTTCCTGCGCACAATGATGGACAGTGTGGCCATCGACCACCACGGCCACAAGGGCGGCCAAGACCTGCGTCAACGCAAGAACAACCCTAAACCCCAAGGCAAGTTCCAAGATGTGCTGTTTAACACCCCGGGTGAGGGTGGCTATTTGCCCAACTCCAGTATCTTAGTTGAATAA
- the LOC135092256 gene encoding innexin inx2-like isoform X1, whose protein sequence is MSEVDRSLQQLLASYDPAAARPKQPHPQGDRGMVMPGQSGRSFDIIRQIVGNVVNIFNKRASPCTAPCDGMVLKMHYQWTFWVLLGGFSAIWYSWYHRDVITCASHFNAETQVRLDYINICLSYPFVEGAGEDLGDGEGGPRRYLLFYRWIHWALLLLAGFYYIPRKISKTSENSKVKKLIEDLAVNAHRYDGLERELVDRTAKYIAYNLKTHNGLYYKYVTCNLVALLVDIFSFQFLDFLFQGRFLRYGFQAYPFNRDPQQFTDYMSDMFPPFANCELHNEVQLTNKRIERLGCHLTVMELYEKVFLVLWLWLIIMTTMTVGYLFFLALMWVPWARLIMLRIAKPLNAKDTIRNTICNIVSTCKIGDVYLLYRLKQHFSHARYYELLTRLSDQDFLRTMMDSVAIDHHGHKGGQDLRQRKNNPKPQGKFQDVLFNTPGEGGYLPNSSILVE, encoded by the exons ATGAGTGAAGTCGACCGCAGCCTGCAACAACTCCTGGCTTCTTACGACCCCGCCGCGGCCAGACCCAAGCAGCCTCACCCCCAGGG AGATAGAGGAATGGTAATGCCAGGCCAGAGTGGGAGGTCCTTTGACATTATCCGGCAGATTGTCGGAAATGTTGTCAATATCTTCAATAAGCGGGCGTCGCCCTGCACCGCACCATGTGATGGCATGGTGCTTAAGATGCACTACCAGTGGACCTTTTGGGTCTTGCTTGGCGGCTTCTCTGCCATCTGGTATTCCTGGTACCACCGGGACGTGATTACCTGTGCATCTCACTTTAACGCTGAGACGCAGGTCAGGCTAGACTACATCAACATCTGTCTGTCTTACCCATTTGTGGAGGGTGCGGGAGAGGACctgggggatggggagggcgGCCCGCGGCGCTACCTCCTGTTCTACCGCTGGATCCACTGggccctgctgctgctggcgggcTTCTATTACATCCCACGCAAGATCTCTAAGACCTCCGAGAATTCCAAGGTGAAGAAGCTCATAGAAGACCTGGCAGTGAATGCTCACCGCTACGACGGGCTGGAGCGAGAGCTGGTGGATCGCACCGCCAAGTACATTGCCTACAACCTCAAGACCCACAATGGCCTTTACTACAAATATGTCACCTGCAACCTGGTGGCCCTACTAGTGGACATCTTCAGCTTCCAGTTCTTGGACTTTTTGTTCCAAGGGAGGTTTTTGCGGTACGGTTTCCAGGCGTACCCCTTCAACCGCGACCCCCAGCAGTTCACTGACTACATGTCGGACATGTTCCCTCCATTTGCCAACTGTGAGCTCCACAACGAGGTGCAGCTGACCAACAAACGGATCGAGCGTCTCGGCTGCCACCTCACTGTGATGGAGCTGTACGAGAAGGTGTTCCTGGTGTTGTGGCTATGGCTCATCATCATGACCACCATGACTGTTGGCTACCTGTTCTTCCTGGCTCTGATGTGGGTGCCATGGGCACGGCTCATAATGCTGAGGATTGCCAAGCCTCTCAATGCCAAGGACACAATCCGCAACACCATCTGCAACATCGTCAGCACCTGCAAGATTGGAGACGTGTATCTCTTGTACCGCCTGAAGCAGCACTTCAGCCACGCTCGCTACTACGAGCTGCTGACGCGCCTCTCAGACCAAGACTTCCTGCGCACAATGATGGACAGTGTGGCCATCGACCACCACGGCCACAAGGGCGGCCAAGACCTGCGTCAACGCAAGAACAACCCTAAACCCCAAGGCAAGTTCCAAGATGTGCTGTTTAACACCCCGGGTGAGGGTGGCTATTTGCCCAACTCCAGTATCTTAGTTGAATAA
- the LOC135092256 gene encoding innexin inx2-like isoform X5, with protein MVMPGQSGRSFDIIRQIVGNVVNIFNKRASPCTAPCDGMVLKMHYQWTFWVLLGGFSAIWYSWYHRDVITCASHFNAETQVRLDYINICLSYPFVEGAGEDLGDGEGGPRRYLLFYRWIHWALLLLAGFYYIPRKISKTSENSKVKKLIEDLAVNAHRYDGLERELVDRTAKYIAYNLKTHNGLYYKYVTCNLVALLVDIFSFQFLDFLFQGRFLRYGFQAYPFNRDPQQFTDYMSDMFPPFANCELHNEVQLTNKRIERLGCHLTVMELYEKVFLVLWLWLIIMTTMTVGYLFFLALMWVPWARLIMLRIAKPLNAKDTIRNTICNIVSTCKIGDVYLLYRLKQHFSHARYYELLTRLSDQDFLRTMMDSVAIDHHGHKGGQDLRQRKNNPKPQGTETWLS; from the exons ATGGTAATGCCAGGCCAGAGTGGGAGGTCCTTTGACATTATCCGGCAGATTGTCGGAAATGTTGTCAATATCTTCAATAAGCGGGCGTCGCCCTGCACCGCACCATGTGATGGCATGGTGCTTAAGATGCACTACCAGTGGACCTTTTGGGTCTTGCTTGGCGGCTTCTCTGCCATCTGGTATTCCTGGTACCACCGGGACGTGATTACCTGTGCATCTCACTTTAACGCTGAGACGCAGGTCAGGCTAGACTACATCAACATCTGTCTGTCTTACCCATTTGTGGAGGGTGCGGGAGAGGACctgggggatggggagggcgGCCCGCGGCGCTACCTCCTGTTCTACCGCTGGATCCACTGggccctgctgctgctggcgggcTTCTATTACATCCCACGCAAGATCTCTAAGACCTCCGAGAATTCCAAGGTGAAGAAGCTCATAGAAGACCTGGCAGTGAATGCTCACCGCTACGACGGGCTGGAGCGAGAGCTGGTGGATCGCACCGCCAAGTACATTGCCTACAACCTCAAGACCCACAATGGCCTTTACTACAAATATGTCACCTGCAACCTGGTGGCCCTACTAGTGGACATCTTCAGCTTCCAGTTCTTGGACTTTTTGTTCCAAGGGAGGTTTTTGCGGTACGGTTTCCAGGCGTACCCCTTCAACCGCGACCCCCAGCAGTTCACTGACTACATGTCGGACATGTTCCCTCCATTTGCCAACTGTGAGCTCCACAACGAGGTGCAGCTGACCAACAAACGGATCGAGCGTCTCGGCTGCCACCTCACTGTGATGGAGCTGTACGAGAAGGTGTTCCTGGTGTTGTGGCTATGGCTCATCATCATGACCACCATGACTGTTGGCTACCTGTTCTTCCTGGCTCTGATGTGGGTGCCATGGGCACGGCTCATAATGCTGAGGATTGCCAAGCCTCTCAATGCCAAGGACACAATCCGCAACACCATCTGCAACATCGTCAGCACCTGCAAGATTGGAGACGTGTATCTCTTGTACCGCCTGAAGCAGCACTTCAGCCACGCTCGCTACTACGAGCTGCTGACGCGCCTCTCAGACCAAGACTTCCTGCGCACAATGATGGACAGTGTGGCCATCGACCACCACGGCCACAAGGGCGGCCAAGACCTGCGTCAACGCAAGAACAACCCTAAACCCCAAG GAACTGAAACATGGCTGTCATAG
- the LOC135092256 gene encoding innexin inx2-like isoform X2, which translates to MSEVDRSLQQLLASYDPAAARPKQPHPQGDRGMVMPGQSGRSFDIIRQIVGNVVNIFNKRASPCTAPCDGMVLKMHYQWTFWVLLGGFSAIWYSWYHRDVITCASHFNAETQVRLDYINICLSYPFVEGAGEDLGDGEGGPRRYLLFYRWIHWALLLLAGFYYIPRKISKTSENSKVKKLIEDLAVNAHRYDGLERELVDRTAKYIAYNLKTHNGLYYKYVTCNLVALLVDIFSFQFLDFLFQGRFLRYGFQAYPFNRDPQQFTDYMSDMFPPFANCELHNEVQLTNKRIERLGCHLTVMELYEKVFLVLWLWLIIMTTMTVGYLFFLALMWVPWARLIMLRIAKPLNAKDTIRNTICNIVSTCKIGDVYLLYRLKQHFSHARYYELLTRLSDQDFLRTMMDSVAIDHHGHKGGQDLRQRKNNPKPQGTETWLS; encoded by the exons ATGAGTGAAGTCGACCGCAGCCTGCAACAACTCCTGGCTTCTTACGACCCCGCCGCGGCCAGACCCAAGCAGCCTCACCCCCAGGG AGATAGAGGAATGGTAATGCCAGGCCAGAGTGGGAGGTCCTTTGACATTATCCGGCAGATTGTCGGAAATGTTGTCAATATCTTCAATAAGCGGGCGTCGCCCTGCACCGCACCATGTGATGGCATGGTGCTTAAGATGCACTACCAGTGGACCTTTTGGGTCTTGCTTGGCGGCTTCTCTGCCATCTGGTATTCCTGGTACCACCGGGACGTGATTACCTGTGCATCTCACTTTAACGCTGAGACGCAGGTCAGGCTAGACTACATCAACATCTGTCTGTCTTACCCATTTGTGGAGGGTGCGGGAGAGGACctgggggatggggagggcgGCCCGCGGCGCTACCTCCTGTTCTACCGCTGGATCCACTGggccctgctgctgctggcgggcTTCTATTACATCCCACGCAAGATCTCTAAGACCTCCGAGAATTCCAAGGTGAAGAAGCTCATAGAAGACCTGGCAGTGAATGCTCACCGCTACGACGGGCTGGAGCGAGAGCTGGTGGATCGCACCGCCAAGTACATTGCCTACAACCTCAAGACCCACAATGGCCTTTACTACAAATATGTCACCTGCAACCTGGTGGCCCTACTAGTGGACATCTTCAGCTTCCAGTTCTTGGACTTTTTGTTCCAAGGGAGGTTTTTGCGGTACGGTTTCCAGGCGTACCCCTTCAACCGCGACCCCCAGCAGTTCACTGACTACATGTCGGACATGTTCCCTCCATTTGCCAACTGTGAGCTCCACAACGAGGTGCAGCTGACCAACAAACGGATCGAGCGTCTCGGCTGCCACCTCACTGTGATGGAGCTGTACGAGAAGGTGTTCCTGGTGTTGTGGCTATGGCTCATCATCATGACCACCATGACTGTTGGCTACCTGTTCTTCCTGGCTCTGATGTGGGTGCCATGGGCACGGCTCATAATGCTGAGGATTGCCAAGCCTCTCAATGCCAAGGACACAATCCGCAACACCATCTGCAACATCGTCAGCACCTGCAAGATTGGAGACGTGTATCTCTTGTACCGCCTGAAGCAGCACTTCAGCCACGCTCGCTACTACGAGCTGCTGACGCGCCTCTCAGACCAAGACTTCCTGCGCACAATGATGGACAGTGTGGCCATCGACCACCACGGCCACAAGGGCGGCCAAGACCTGCGTCAACGCAAGAACAACCCTAAACCCCAAG GAACTGAAACATGGCTGTCATAG